CCCTGCAAGCAAGCAGCAGAATATGTCCTTGTTTGTTTGGGTGTTCAAATGAAAACTACCTGTTTCTTTCTAATGCTGAGACTATGAGTCTTAATGAGAGGTGGCAAAGGTAGAGGTGTTAAGCTTCTGGGGCTGTGAGTCCAGGTAGATAAAAGAGATACACATTTTGCCGTTTACCCTCAAGGGCTGAAGATGTAGAGGTGTGAATGAAGAGAATTATTTTGTCAAATTGTGTAGTTGTATAATTACAGGCCATGATAGAGCAGAGTCCTTCGAAATCACCCAGTCCACCCCTATAATTATATAGATAGTGGCACTGAAGCCCAAACAAAGTAAGTGATTTGACAAAGGTTACATATTTGGGTTTtagaatctccatagtgtttatTTGCATGTTCTTGTGCTGTCTCAAGTAACAACAAAACAACTAGCTAAAACAGTGAAATTATGGTCAGACTAGTTCTTTGATGTGATGTGCCAGAAAAGCTATTTTTAGCCAAATTAATTCTTCTGTTCAAAAAATGAACAGATGTAAATTCAACTAAACAGGCTTGCTTGGGGATATAGCCTTGAAAGGCAATGAGTCTGATGTTATGAAGTACTCAGTCCCTTACgaactcctcttttcttgttATTGAGCTTTGGGCAAATTTCAGTGTTGGGGTTGCTTGCTTACGGAAAGCTAATCAAGCACTATCTTCTCTCACTTGTTCGTTTCTATTACTCATTCAAGCTTTCCATCCCAAACAGTAGTGTGAGTAATCGATCTATTTTGAGGAGGCCTGAAATCTGATGGATTTCAAATGTATGCTTTATTTGTGCTAGTGTTTCCTAGGTCCTAAAGTCCCCAGGATGACTCTTAGTTTTTGGTTTAGATTTCCTTGTGTACACCTTTTGGGCTGTTCAGTTTTCCAGGTGATGCAATACATTAACCTCCTGTTTGTACAGTATTTTCCTCGTGGTCACCATTATCAGCACTAGGCTCAATAAAATCCTTCAGGGAATTACCACCCAACTTCTCCTGATGACGGTACAATGGAGATACAAGTACGTATTTTCCAGATATTCAATTCAGCTTAACTTTGGTATAAAAATGTTGCTGCTCTTTAAGAAGGCCAGTTTGTTGCGTGAGGTAACGATAGAGAAAAACAGCCCAAGCAGATTGTGCCAGTTAATCCCATCAACATAGACCTAAAGTGGTAATAAGTACAATTACAGGTGATATTTCAAATAATTCAGGGCTCGTTTTCTATGGTTCCCACACCCAAGGTTACTCTTATGTAAACAAAAGTTTAGTTCTGGAGCCGTGCTTCCATTTAGGAAGAATTACTGCTTCAGTAAGTTAAATCAGCCTATAAGGTGAGGAAAACTGCAAGATGATTAATCTTGGCTTTCTTACACCCTCGGGAAGCCTTTTTTCCTATTCGTCTATAGCTACCCTAATTTCTGCCCTCTGTGTCTCTGCCAAATCCCTGCCATTATTGCTGCTTGCTTGCTTGCGTGTATTTATTGAATCAAGCAATATCCCTTCTCATGTGTTTATTTATGCTTATAAATTTCACTGGAAGGAAAATTGTGattgaatatatgtgtgtgtgtatatatatatatatatatatatatatatatatatatatatacacagcttCTCATGGAAGATGTTTTTGAAGCTGTCTCCTTTCCATCAGCATTGCTTTAGGAATTGGCCTTTTCTGCATTTGAAATTAGGTTCCACATTTATTAGAATTTTGATGCGCAAGGCCTGAATTTCTCTATCGGCAAACATCGGAATGAGCTAACTGCTCCTGTGACCCTGTTCATATGGTGGCATATATAGCAGGAGTCAACAGTCTGGTCCTTGCTGCCAATGTGCTTCATAGTCTGGCTATGATGACAAGATCTGCCTGTAGAGAAGTGGGGAAAGTCAATTACATGAAGACTGAAGTGGTTGAAGGTAGTGGTGGTGATAGGGCCCGAGTTTTGTCAGTGCCCTGCAAAGTGCTCATGCCTGTGTGTTCTCTGTTCTCATTTAttgtttctcttccctctctcttagGATTTTCTGATGTGCCCTAAGGTCCATGTAACTACAAGGGCTCTTTATCACCATAAGTGCCACCCTGATCCGAAACCACTCAGAACTCAAGCATCGAGGCAACATGGATGCCGCAGTGGCAGATGATTGCCAACAAATCCTGCCTATTGAACAGCTGCGCTCTACTCATGCTAGCAATGATTATGTGGACCGTCCTCCAGTGCCCTGTAAACAGGCCCTCTCCAGCCCTTCCCTTATTGTGCACACCCACAAATCTGATTGGTCCCTGGCTACTATGCCTACTGCCCTCCCCCGCAGTCTCAGCCAGTGCCATCAATTGCAGCCCTTGCCTCAGCATCTGAGCCAATCTAGCATTGCCAGCTCAATGTCCCATAGCACCACTGCCTCTGATCAAAGGCTCTTGGCCAGCATTACGCCCTCACCTTCAGGCCAGTCCATCATCCGAACGCAGCCTGGAACAGGAGCCCACCCAAAGGCTGATGGTGCTCTGAAGGGAGAAGCTGAGCCATCTGCAGAGCACCCCAGTGAGCACCTCTTCATCTGCGAGGAGTGTGGGCGCTGCAAATGTGTCCTCTGTACGGCAGCtcgccctctcccctcctgctggCTGTGCAACCAACGCTGCCTTTGCTCTGCTGAGAGCCTCCTTGATTATGGCACTTGTCTCTGCTGTGTTAAGGGCCTCTTCTACCACTGTTCCACTGATGATGAAGACAACTGCGCTGATGAGCCCTGCTCCTGTGGGCCTGGCTCTTGCTTTGTCCGCTGGGCGGCGATGAGCCTCATCTCCCTCTTCTTACCCTGCCTGTGCTGCTACCTGCCTACCCGTGGATGCCTCCATCTGTGCCAGCAGGGCTATGATAGCCTCAGGCGACCAGGCTGCCGCTGTAAAAGGCACACCAACACTGTGTGCCGAAAAATCTCTTCCGGTAGTGCACCCTTCCCCAAGGCCCAGGAAAAGTCTGTATGACCGTCCCACGAAATGGATCCGGAGCTTTCTCCTTCTAGCCCCCATCCCTGAAGCATAGGCTTCACCTTTGAAGAAGCGGGGCGGGGAGTAAAGTAGCCAAAGTAAAGTTCGGGCCTCACCCATTGTGTTCCTGCAGCGTCGGGGAAGGTCAGGTACACCTGCTGCAGGATATGCCTTGTTCTCTCTCACAGTATCTGTCCTTTCCTCTTCGACCTTTTTACATCCCTCCATCTCAGCCCCTATGGCTGTCATGGCAAATTCAGGTGATAGATAAGCATGCGATTTGGACACTGAGGACTGGCAGAGCCAGCAACGTGGAGGTTTAGGGGCTCCCCACGGCAGTGCCTCTCGGTGCAGGCTCTGAGCGTCACTCTGCTTTCCACAACGCCTCTGGAAGCTTTCTTCTTTTAGGTGGTTTTCGCAGGCGCATGTGGAACAGCGTTCCATATTCCAGGGAATCTGACCCCTGCTCTCCGTTTactgcccttctctcccctcctctcctcttctttcagTACTCTGCTCTGTACTTCTTCCCACTTCATTCTCACCCCCTCTGCTTTAACTTttgctcccttttctttctctctccttccctcacccTCGCGCAGACTCATCCTTGGTCTGCCTGTATTTCGATCTTGTTTGCCTATCTTTGCCTTCTACTACCTGTCCCGTCCCCTTTCTCTCCTTAACATGTCAAAGAGCGCTGGTTTTCCATGGGTGTTTCCTTTGACACCAAACTTTGCTATGTTATACTATTTACTAATTTGTATTAAGGGAAATGGGTTACTGTAAGGAACTGATCACTAGCAATAGTGTGTGTGCCCTCATAACCACACGTACCAGTTTATGAGCATATGAGGCAAACTTATCTTACATTTCCAGGTTTAATTAGCGAAATTTTATTCCCTTTCCAAAAAATCAACTTAGAATACGGACAGATTCCACTAGCATGCTGAATAGGATAGTAAATCAGGATGCTCATAACTTTGTATGTCTGACCCAAGTGCCAAAGGCAGACGTGCTTTATAGCAAAATGAACAAAGCAAAGGATATTAGAGGTCTGTTCTCTCTTAGAAGCTAACTGCCCTGAGACTGCATGGCTCAGGCCTTCATATTGGACATAAAAAGTCATAAAACTTTAGAGCTGGAAGGAATCTTAACTATCACTCTAGTTCAATgcccttattttacagatgggaaaactgaggcctggaaaTAGAAAGGGTTTTGCCTAAGGCCACACACTGAGTTGAGAGAGTTAGGACGAGAATACAGGCATTCTGACTCCTAGTTCAATATTCTCTTCATTGCACCACATTAGGTCACGGAAAATCTCTCCTAGGACGCTGTTAACAATGACAGAAAGCCGTTCCCATTCAATATTCAGGATTCATGCCAAGCTAGTGTGGTGGTCTTTATGCGCGGGGCATAGCGGGTAGCTAATTAACCATCAGATGTCAAGGCTGCCCCCAGTGGACATCACCTTTGGCTCTGTCACCTTGTAAAAGCTCaagtatggaaaagaaaattttaaggaagCCCTAACCAAGCTGTATCTTCGCCATTGCACCTACCCTTTGCTGCACATACTGTGCTTGCTCCTCGCTTTGTCGGCAATGGCAGTTGCCTGAGAACTTAAATTTCAGCAACAGTGGAGAACTGAGATGCAAGATGTATATTGCAGAGAATGGACTTGTTAAAATATACCAAGAGCCTGTGCTGTGAATCCCCTACAGTGGGAAAAGGACTGCTGCTAAAAGACACAAGAATTAGATACAGTTTCCCTCTGTAAGTGAATCCAAAATTCACTAAGGAATTCAAAGATCGAGGGCACTTGCTTGAAATCAAGGTGCTCCAACTTAGTTTAAGACTTCCAGACTCTAACTTTATATATCATCATCTCTTTTAAAGTGTGCATGGATATGTATTACAgggtggagaggtggggagaaATGTATAGTCACACACAGGGGGAAGAAGAATGGAGCATTATGTCCCTTTGTTGGATATATACTGTAGAAATATGTGCCACTCGGTCTGTACTGGTTCTGAATCTTCCTGAAGTGGACTGACATTTGGGCTGCTTAGAGCCCCTCACCTTCACTTTCACCTCCTCTTCTAGAATTGCTTTGctctatttttgtatatataaatatgttatgATGATTATTAACGATGTTAAtgatattgctgcaaatggtgccATATACAAGGTTTGGCTTCTTGGAACATTTGTAAACCCAAACCAATATCTAtaatctcttatgttgctttcaagTCCTTTGattttaagtaactttttttttttttatcttacaaGTCTGCCTGGATGACCTATGAACGTATCCAACCCTAAAAGCTGTGCCTAGTTCTCTGGGTCAAGCTGGATGGTGATGAGTAGCAACACACACTTCTCCTAGCTTCTGCCTGAAATTTGCTTAAAGCTGAGATATATAAGGATTCTATGTCACTAGTGCATTGTTCCTGGAGCTAAAGTTATTCTATGGATGTTCGCTCATTAGTTTCAGGGCCCCAAATAACACACATCCCTCCTCCTTGATAGCTACTTGCTATCTTGATCCCGCAGTCCTTACTCAGGCAAATTATGCACTGCCAGaggggccctgggctctgccatATACCCAGTGGAGCTCTTCTCAGTGTATTTTTCAATGGCCTTACACTTGGTAGAAGAAACTGAAGGGTTACTCAGATGCACTTGCAGTCTGCAATCTGCTGCTGAGTCAGGGCTTTCACTTATGTCCAAGTTGGCCTGATATGGACTGCATCTGGTTTACGAATAGATGGGTCCTGTTGGGGTATGCGCACAAACATGTGAGTGAGTGTGCATATGCACCCCctctgtgatatatatatatatatatatatatatatatatatatattcacacatctctatatattttaatgtattgcacatgtatatttaaaatatatacgaAAGAATTCTAAATCCTGCAGAGAGGCTCTGTTTTCgttatttttctactttgtgtCATGTTCTGTATAAACAGGAATATTTACAGGGTGTTTCCTGCTTAGCATTTTTTTGCACTTAAATCATCTGTTACCCCATTTCCACATATTGGTCCCTTGATACATTTCATATGGCTTTAGCCAAGAGTTTTCTTGGTTCCAGCCCATCTTTCCTCATCACAATAGCTATAATAAATATAGCGAACACTTACacagtgcttactatgtgctaagcactATTTTAAGCACATCACCTGTATTAGCTCATTCGATCCTCATGACAACTCTACAGTGGATGTACTATTAGGGttgccatttcacagatgaaaaaactgaagtaCAGAGGAGTTAGTGACTTGCCAACGGTGGAGTTAAGATTCGAAGTGAGGCCGTTTGACTCTAGAGTCCATGCTCCAGAGTCAGATATAGAAGTCTGGAGCATAATGTAAACACTTGTGGTGTAACAAGCCTCAAATGGTGAATGGCTCTTTCCCTAACTCCAGTCCACCTGCATGCAGTCTAAGAGTTGAAACAAACGTTTCTACGTTAGGAGTAAAGCAGTAGTTACAGACAGTCTTGCTTCCGAAGATGGTAGCATTATAAAATTCTCCAGTTCTCCCTTTAAAACCCTGTTTCCAGCCAGTCACCATTTCTCAGATAGCTTATGGTATAGAGCcagcagagaaatatttttactttgccAGAGAAAGTAAAAGTCTATTTGGCTTTCCCGCTAAAGGCCCTGGAAAActaattcaatttctttcagcAGAAAGTAGAACTAAAACTATGTTTGGAACTTGAGATTGGTTGGAGCCATTGATTATACTGAGCACATTGTTCTGATTCAAATGTAAGCAATCCGCTGATGCCCACTGGTCAGTATAATATTTTACCTTTGCCTGTCACCTCATTCACACTGAAATTTTTTACCCTGGCATTATTTAAGAGTCAGAAAGACTCTTAAAGGACTTCTACTCCAACTTCGGCATTTTATAATAGGAGGAAAAGCTGCACAAAGAGGGAAAATAACCTGCCCAAAGTCTCACAGTTATAAGTTTGGGTGGAATTATTACTTAATTCCAGACTTCCTAATTTCCAGATGCCTTTGTCTGAGTTTCTTAGAAAATGGAGCTTGAAGCAAAAAGTTATGTGAAATCCCAGGGATGTAGGAGTAAGGAAAAAGAAGTAGGGAAGGAAGGAGATCAATCTGTTTCACGACAAGGTAATGTCTCAGTCTTCTACAATAGACCATACTGTATCTCAGCCCACCTGAGTGAGGAAGAGTGAAGAATTCATCTCCTATCTCCCATCTCATTAGTCAAAATATCTTCCCTGTGGACTATTAACTCCCCTGCGTTAATTTTGGGTAATGCACAGGTGGGTGCCCAAGCACGTACCTTGGCTTCTTGAGCCTCAGCAGCAATAGGGGAGCATTGTGGTTCCATTACAGACAGCAAGATAAGTGTGTGTGTAAAGGGAGACATAAGACAAAGCGGTATACTAGGTTAGTGCTTTTCTCTTACATCTTTAATCACATTCATTCAAAGTGAGTTAGAGATGACCTATGATCTTTCAAGTATGTAATGCTTTATTGTGGTGCTCAGAAATGTACTAAATCTGCTTTCCTAAACCTATATATTCTCCGACTTGCTTTGATGGGCTTATTTCTGCATGGAGATGAAGTCCAACTAAGTTCAACTAAGGGGGAAACAAAGTCTCAAAATATCCTTCTTAGTATACAAAGAAATTTTATCTTACTGAACTCTTCAAACAACATCTCTAAGCCAACACAGGTACATGAATGCACATATATTCATTTTGGCTCCATCAGCATAAGAGCAGGAAAACTGGTCAAGTTAATAAGTCCACGAAAAATTGGTTAtttttgaacataaaaataaaacattctgttggttgactggatttttttttctatttcagccATTAATTATGATGACATCACAAAGACACATTCTAAGAGTTATATTATCTTTTATTCTCATAAACAATAGTTCCTTTTGCTCTATAGATAATTCTTACATGCAGCCAAAGCATCTAGTTGATAAAAACATCCCATTTTTGGTATTGTTTCATATTTATGGGCAAGGTCTTAAAAGCATTGAATGCATTCCACTGATTTAATTCTTGCTTTTTCATGTAAGAAAAGATGAGTACAGGGAATTCTGAAAAATCTTCAAGGTGAATAATGAAATCATGCTATCACTCTAAACAGTCTGTCAAAGCTCTTCTCCAATCATCTCTGCTTTCATACCTGATCTATCAGCAGCATTGAGCACAGTTGCTCACTCTGCCTTCTTAAAAACGCTTTCACCATGCGCCTTTCAGTGTACCATACTCTGCTGGTTTTACCCCTACTTCACCGTCTGCTCCTTCTCTGTATTCCTTGCTAGATCCCCTCATCTCCCTCATCTCTTCATATTCAAGTATCCCATGGATTGGTCTTTGGAATCTACTTTTTGAATACCATTTATACAATGACTCAAAATTGTGTCTCCAACCTGGAGTAATCCCTTAAACTTCCCTCTCACATACCCAACTGCCTATTTCATATCTCTACTTTGATACCTAGTAGGAATCACAAACATAGGAAGTTCAAACCAACTCTTGATCTTTGTGTCCTTAAACCTGAGGAGCATTTCCTATCTCCTCTAATGACAATTCCAAACTTATAGTTGCTCAGACCAAAAACTTTGTAGTTATTCACTAGACTTTTTATTAGTAGTGAATGTAGCCAAAATTCTCAACCTCCAAAGCCTCAATTAGTCCCCCCcgcctctgttttttttttgttgttgttgttggtggtggtggtgttggtggtggtctttttagggccgtacctgtggcatatagaagttcccagactagggggtgaacgggagctacagctgctggcctacaccacaaccgcagcaacgccagatccaagccacatctgcaacctataccagagctcacggcaatgctggattcttaacccactgagcaaggccagggatcaaacctgcatcctcatggataatagtcaggttggttaccactgagccatgataggaactcccctcaaTTAGTCTTATAATCTGATGATTTGGGTTAGAGTACAAGTGATCATTAGTATCCCTTTTGAACCTCTGGCCTAAGGTTTAATAAAACAAATCCTTGATACATTTATCCTAATCTACGTCTATATCCTTATCTTGATCCTCAAACCTGTGTTGCTGCTTTCAAAGGCAGAAGGAACAAGACACATAGCTTCCAAGGAAAGACATCTTGGAGGTAACACTGTTCATTGTTTAGGGATCTTGCTGTCATTGCAATCAAAGTTATGTATGTTGCCCCCACATGTATTTGTTGGCCAGTCCCCTGGAAAAGAAGGGGTAATCCTGATACACAAGTTGTCATTCTCTAACTATTGACGCAATCCTTTTGACTGTACCAGATAATGGTCATGTCTCTGATAGTCAAAAGACACAAATGACAAGGATTTGGAAACCCCTAAGTCCTTGCAAAACTGACCAACATTTCTGTTGCAGGTcactaaggaaagaaaatggataatCATTCATGTGAACATCCTAGTTTTATTAATATAGGGCTTTAATCTCAAGTCACTTGGATGTTCTATTGTAATAAGATAAGGTGAACCGTACATGCATCCTGAAAGCTGGTTTCGAACCTATGTCCTAAGACTGAAACTAAGGGAGACTGAATGACTCCCTTCACTCTTTTCTCCTGGTCCACACTTTAATCTCGGCCTTTAAAGTCTTAGCACTGtgatgacaaaaataaacactgaaaaggaaaagaacaataaTATTTATAGTATCAGAGATTAGTTGgcttaaataattttcccatgtAAATTTCTGAAAGGTTCCCCTTCCAATGGGGGTTAAGGCCTCCCAATAGGGAGAAGGCTCCAGGCCCATCTCAATACATAACCTatattgaaggaaaaagaaaaaaaagtagtgggAAGTAATACTGTATGTCTATATGTGTgcctagaaagaaaaacaaaggtaaagAAAAAGCCACATGAAAGTAAAAAGCTCTATAATCAGTTTGTGTCTCTCATCTAAAACTCTATTTTATTAACCTCTTGGTTCAATTGTGTGGTTAAACTCCTTTTTGTCCTTGACTTATatcagcattctttttttcaaactctTACAGCTCTTCCACTAGAAtgattctctgtgtgtgtgtgtgtgtgtgtgtgtgtgtgtgtgtgtgtgtgtgtgtatgtgtgtatgagagagaaagacagagagagaagtggATGGAGCCTTGAGTGCTCTCCTAAAGGTTCAGTTAGAGTGTGTGCACTAACACCCTCAGCCTTTCAAACTCCCTTCTAGGACATATCCCCACAGTACTTGCATCTTATACTAAATGACAAATTTTCTGTCCTTCAGAGAGAAATACCAAACTGGATTTGTGGCGTTCCCTGGATTGGCCTCTTCTCAGTGAATGTGGTGGTGTGGAAATTACAGTACTCTGAAACCAATTAAATCAGGATCTTTGGCTGTGAGGCTgaggaatggattttttttaacctcccaGTTGTTTATAATACACAAACAGGATTGAGAAAGCCTAATCACCTCATTCTATAAATGTagatactgaggctcagagaggggaagtgactcaCTCATAAATACACAGTGATTTAGGGACAAAGTTAGGAATGTGAGAATCCAGGTCTGCTGACTCCTAGGccagagtttttgtcttttttttatggtgcTTATTTCTCCACCATGTGCCCTCTCTGGATCTttgctttcctcatctgtagaatgaagATAATAAGGCCTAGAGATTTTGTGAGAGTCATTAAAGTAGAGACATATTTTAATGTACAAAGTTCTGGACATAAGCAAAGGAATATTATACTTAAGGGAATTAATGTACAACACATGCGTGGATGAGTCTCTAAAAcaacataatgaaaaattttaaaaactttaaccCATTAATCATTTGGGTTTTTATGCCTACCTGATAACATGTATGAAAACTGAACACTTGTGTACGTTTTGGGTATCTTTAAATTAAACTTGGCCTCAGGGACAAAGAAATTAGGAGTTGAGGACAGAGGccattgttttatttctctgtcctTCACTGGGATAgggattaaaagaaatataaaagcaatgGGATATCTGGACTTATTGTTCTTAGTCAATTACAATGAGGCCTTAGGAGTGAACTAGCCTGgggtttcctttgttttcatttttgaaaatttttatctaagtatagttgatttacaatgttgtgttaatttctggccTAGGGTTTCTATGGGACCTGTAGATGCCATTCCCGAGGTCTGTtggcggtggtggggggggaaatgtcaaaaaaaagGACATCCCTCCTGAAAGGCAGTTTGCAGG
Above is a genomic segment from Sus scrofa isolate TJ Tabasco breed Duroc chromosome X, Sscrofa11.1, whole genome shotgun sequence containing:
- the SPRY3 gene encoding protein sprouty homolog 3, yielding MDAAVADDCQQILPIEQLRSTHASNDYVDRPPVPCKQALSSPSLIVHTHKSDWSLATMPTALPRSLSQCHQLQPLPQHLSQSSIASSMSHSTTASDQRLLASITPSPSGQSIIRTQPGTGAHPKADGALKGEAEPSAEHPSEHLFICEECGRCKCVLCTAARPLPSCWLCNQRCLCSAESLLDYGTCLCCVKGLFYHCSTDDEDNCADEPCSCGPGSCFVRWAAMSLISLFLPCLCCYLPTRGCLHLCQQGYDSLRRPGCRCKRHTNTVCRKISSGSAPFPKAQEKSV